In Candidatus Woesebacteria bacterium, one DNA window encodes the following:
- a CDS encoding ATP:Cob(I)alamin adenosyltransferase, whose translation MIYTKKGDDGKTSLIDGKRVAKSNKIIWAIGEIDELNSCLGVIRSELKDESLDKKLKEIQKDLFSIGSILAGGNIKFDRKRVRELEKEIDNFEAILPVQTRFLFPSGAKVASMLFLARSVARRAERRVTNLEKKAIKGEILVYLNRLSDYLFVLARYENFRKRIKEDFWKI comes from the coding sequence ATGATTTATACCAAAAAAGGGGATGATGGAAAGACTTCTTTAATTGACGGCAAGAGAGTAGCAAAATCAAATAAAATAATTTGGGCAATAGGGGAAATTGACGAACTTAATTCTTGTTTGGGTGTTATTAGATCTGAATTAAAGGATGAGAGCTTAGATAAGAAGCTCAAAGAGATTCAGAAAGATCTTTTTTCTATTGGTTCAATTCTTGCAGGAGGCAATATTAAGTTTGACAGGAAGCGAGTGAGAGAATTGGAAAAAGAGATCGACAATTTTGAGGCGATTTTACCTGTTCAGACAAGATTTCTTTTTCCTAGTGGTGCAAAAGTTGCCTCGATGCTTTTCCTTGCTCGCTCTGTTGCAAGGAGAGCGGAAAGAAGAGTGACAAATTTAGAAAAAAAGGCTATAAAAGGCGAGATTTTAGTCTATTTAAACCGTCTTTCTGATTATCTTTTTGTTTTGGCGAGATACGAAAATTTTAGAAAAAGAATTAAAGAAGACTTTTGGAAAATTTAG